A portion of the Candidatus Dormiibacterota bacterium genome contains these proteins:
- the ruvA gene encoding Holliday junction branch migration protein RuvA, with the protein MIARLAGTLLDKQPGAAVVDVGGVGYQVSIPLSTYYELGEPGSRVELHVHTHVREDVIALFGFHTVFEKEIFSRLIGVSGIGPRTALAVLSGMGAASLLESVRGRDVVRLSSVPGIGRKTAERIVVDLADRIESLRPSLEPGSAAGEGARGADSDLRQDLVSALVNLGYNVRVAADAAGRVLKAADAPSPPFQALLRETLRILSR; encoded by the coding sequence ATGATTGCGCGCCTGGCGGGTACGCTGCTCGACAAGCAGCCCGGGGCCGCGGTGGTGGACGTGGGCGGCGTCGGATACCAGGTGTCGATCCCGCTCTCCACCTACTATGAGCTCGGCGAGCCTGGGAGTCGTGTCGAGCTGCACGTCCACACGCACGTGCGTGAGGACGTCATCGCGCTGTTTGGATTTCACACCGTGTTCGAAAAGGAGATCTTCTCCCGGCTCATCGGGGTCAGCGGCATCGGCCCGAGGACCGCGCTCGCCGTCCTCTCCGGGATGGGAGCAGCGAGTCTGCTCGAGTCGGTGCGCGGGCGCGACGTCGTTCGTCTGTCCTCCGTCCCCGGGATAGGGCGCAAGACGGCGGAGAGGATCGTGGTCGACCTCGCCGACCGGATCGAATCCCTGCGTCCCTCCCTTGAGCCCGGCTCCGCGGCGGGGGAGGGCGCGCGCGGCGCGGACAGCGACCTCCGGCAGGATCTCGTCTCCGCGCTGGTCAACCTCGGCTACAATGTGCGTGTCGCCGCCGATGCGGCCGGACGCGTCCTGAAGGCCGCCGACGCGCCGTCACCGCCCTTCCAGGCGCTGTTGCGCGAGACGCTGCGTATCCTGTCCCGCTGA
- the ruvB gene encoding Holliday junction branch migration DNA helicase RuvB, translating into MRLRPRTLDEYIGQETMKSNLRVFIQAALERHEPLDHVLVYGPPGLGKTTIAHILGQEMRTGLRSTSGPALERAGDLAAILTNLEAATILFIDEIHRLQPTLEEILYQAMEEFRIDIVIGQGPMARTVKIDLPRFTLVGATTRVGLLTGPLRDRFGIVHHLDFYPAGDLVKIVERSAGILGIQVDRSGAEEIARRSRGTPRIANRLLKRVRDFAQVEDDVSITGPVAERHLERLEVDRYGLDQLDRKILLTIQEKFEGGPVGVNTIAAALGEERDTIEELYEPYLMQIGFLDRTSRGRRVTDRALEHLKVSRRRDQKTLF; encoded by the coding sequence CTGCGGCTGCGACCTCGCACTCTCGACGAGTACATCGGCCAGGAGACGATGAAGTCCAACCTCAGGGTCTTCATCCAGGCGGCCCTCGAGCGACACGAGCCCCTCGATCATGTGCTGGTCTATGGCCCACCTGGCCTCGGCAAGACCACCATCGCCCACATCCTGGGGCAGGAGATGAGGACGGGCCTGCGCAGCACCTCCGGTCCCGCGCTCGAGCGCGCCGGCGACTTGGCCGCGATTCTGACCAACCTCGAGGCGGCCACGATCCTGTTCATCGACGAGATTCACCGCCTGCAGCCGACCCTCGAGGAGATTCTCTACCAGGCTATGGAGGAGTTCCGCATCGACATCGTCATCGGTCAGGGTCCGATGGCCCGCACCGTCAAGATCGATCTCCCGCGCTTCACACTGGTGGGCGCGACCACCCGCGTCGGACTCCTCACCGGACCGCTGCGGGACCGCTTCGGAATCGTGCATCACCTGGATTTCTATCCCGCAGGCGACCTGGTCAAGATCGTCGAGCGCTCGGCGGGCATCCTGGGTATCCAGGTCGACCGCTCCGGGGCGGAGGAGATCGCCCGCCGTTCCCGCGGCACCCCGCGCATCGCCAACCGTCTCCTGAAGCGCGTGCGCGATTTCGCCCAGGTCGAGGACGACGTGAGCATCACGGGTCCGGTCGCCGAGCGCCATCTCGAGAGGCTCGAGGTCGACCGTTACGGACTCGACCAGCTGGACCGCAAGATTCTCCTGACCATCCAGGAGAAATTCGAAGGCGGGCCGGTGGGAGTGAACACCATCGCGGCCGCGCTCGGCGAGGAGCGCGATACGATCGAGGAGCTGTACGAGCCGTATCTGATGCAGATAGGCTTCCTCGACCGTACTTCGCGCGGGCGGCGTGTCACCGACAGGGCACTGGAACACCTGAAAGTTTCGAGACGACGAGACCAGAAGACGCTTTTCTAG